The sequence below is a genomic window from Salvelinus namaycush isolate Seneca chromosome 2, SaNama_1.0, whole genome shotgun sequence.
tattggtaattgtGAGAGGTGTTGTAGTTTTTGTTGTGAGCCTCtgtttattggtaatggtgagggtTAGCTGTTTGTTGTACTTCTCTGTTAATTGGTAATGGTAAGAGGATTAGCGGTGTTTTGTTGTGGcccctctgttattggtatgGTGAGATGTTACGTGATTCTTGTTTGTAGCCTCTGTATAGTTGGAGATGGTGAGTTTAGTATATGTTTGTTgttgcctctgttattggtaatggtgagaggttagcatgtttgttGTGTAGCTCTGTTTTTGGTAAATGGTGcgagttagcatgttttgttgtagcctctgttatgtGGTAAATGTGAGAGGTTAGCCATGTTTTTGTTGTAGCCTTGTTTATTGTtatgtgagaggttagcatgtttgttGGTCCGCTGTTATTGGTACATGGTGAGAGgttgcatgttttgttgtagcctctgttatggtatggtgagaggttaagcatgttttgttgtaccttctgttattggtaatggtgagaggttagcatgttgtTGTTGTACTCTGTTTATTGGTAATTGATGAGAGGTTAGTCATGAATTTTGTTGGTAgctctctgttattggtaatggtgagaggttaggcATTTTTGTTTGTAGCtcatgttattgtaatggtgagggtTAGCATGTTTTTGTTGTAGCTCTGTTATGGAATGTGGGAGTtagatgggggtgggggggggaggattGGTCTCGATTATACGAGTGCTGGGGGGGGAGATTCGTCGCTGGGTTGTAAGTTTTGTGGTTtgttattctgtgttattatggtgagaggttagtatgttttgttgtagtctctgttattggtaatggtgagaggttagtcgTTTtgttttgtagcctctgttattggtaatgggtTAGAGgttacatgttttgttgtatgCCCTCTTTATTGGaatgtgagaggttagcatgtttttggTTGTTAGGCGgcgtctgttattggtaatggtgagaggttaacaatGTTTTTCGGCTTGTAGCCTCTGTTTATTTGTAAGGGTGCGGTCTGTATACTGTGTCGTAGCAATTTCACATGTGACGGTTTATTTTTTGGATCCTCTGTATCTTGTAATGGTGTGCGGAGTAGCCTGTTTGTTGAGAGCTATCTGTGCCTATTCCGTATTTGTCAGTCCGCTCCATGTTATGGTTATGGTGAGAGGTTTAGCATGTTTTTGTTGTAGCTCTGTTACTTGGTAAATGGTGAGCAGGTTAGCATGTTTGTGTGTAGTCTCTGttatggtaatggtgagagttgCATGGTTTTTtgtgtagcctctgttattggttaatgggtgagaggttagcaatgtgtttttgtagtctctgttattggtaatggtgaggaggttagatgttttgttgtagtctctgttatttgtaatggtgagaggttagcatgttttttgtagcctctgttattggtaatggtgagaggtttagcatgttttgtttgtagtcttctgttattggtaatggtgagagttagCATGCTTTTTGTTGTAGGCCTCTGTTATTAGTAATAGTTgcgaggttagcatgttttttgTAGTTCTGTTAttgtgtaatggtgagaggttagcatgttttgttgtaaggccccccccccccccccccccccccccccccccccccccccccccccccccccccccccccccccccccccccccccccccccccccccccccccccccccccccccccccccccccccccccccccccccaccccaccccccccccccccccccccccctcccccccccccaccccccccccccccccccccccccccccccccccccccccccccccccccccccccccccccccccccccccaccccccccccccccccccccccctccccccccccccccccccccccccccccccgcccccccccccccccccccccccccccccccgccccccccccccccccccgcccccccccccccccccccccccccccccccccccccccccccccccccccccccccccccccccccccccccccccccccccccaccccccccccccaacccccccccccaccccccccccccccccccaccccccccccccccccccccccccccccccccaccgcccccccaccccccctcccccccccccccccccccccccgcccaccacccccccccccccccccccccccccccgccccccacccccccccccccccccccccccccccccccccccccccccccccccaccccccccgcccccccccccccccccccccccccccccccccgcccccccccccccccccccccccccccccccccccccccccgcccccccccccccccccccccccccccccccccccccccccccccccccccccccccccccccacccccccccccccacccccccccccccccccccccccccccccccccccccccccccccccgccccccccccccccccccccccccccccccccccccccccccccccccccccccccccccccccccccccccccccccccccccccccccccccccccccccccccccccccccccccccccccccccccccccccccccccccccccccccccccccccccccccccccccccccccccccccccccccacccccccccccccccccccccccccccccccccccaccccccccccccccccccccccccccccccccccccccccccccccccaccccctcccccccccccccccccccccccccccccccccccccaccccccccccccccccccccccccccccccccccccccccccccaccccccccaccccccccccccccccccccccccccccccccccacccccccccccccccgccccccccacccccccccccccccccccccccccccccccccccccccccccccccccccccccccccccccccccccccccccccccccccccccccccccccccccccccccgcccccccccccccccccccccccccccccgccccccccccccccccccccccccccccccccccccccccccccccccccccccccccccccccccccccccccccccccccccccccgcccccccccccacccccccccccccccccccccccccccccccgcccccccccccccccccccccccccccaccccccccccccccccccccccccccccccccccccccccccccccccccccccccccccccccccccccccccccccccccccccccccccccccccccccccccccccccccccccccccccccccccccccccccccccccccccccccccccccccccccccccccccccccccccccccccccccccccccccacctcccccaccccccccccacccccctcccaccccccccccccccccccccccccccccccccccccccccccccccccccccccccccccccccccccccccccccccccccccccccccccccccccccccccacccccccccccacccccaaaaaaaaaaaaaaaaaaaaggaggaGAAACAGCCCCGGCACCCCcgcctcccctccccccccccccccccccccccccccccacccccccccccccccccccccccgccccccccccaccacccccccccccccccccccccccccccccccccccccccccccccccccccccccccccccccccccccacccccccccccccacccccccccccccccccccccacccccccccccccccccccccccccccccccccccccccccccccccccccccccccccgcccccccccccaaaaaaacccccccccccccccccccacaccccccaacccccccccccccccccccccccccccccccccccccccccccccccccccccccccccccccctacccccccccccccccccccccccccccccgccccccccccccccccccccccccccccccccccccccccccccccccccacccccccccccccccccccccccccccccacccccccccccccccccccccccccccccccccgcccccccccccccccccccccccccccccccccccccccccaccccccccccccccccccccccccccccccccacccccccccccccccccccccccccccccccctcccccccccccccacgccccccccccccccccccccccccccccccccccccccccccccccccccccccccccccccccccccccccccccccccccccccccaccccccccccccaccccccccccccccccccccccccccccccccccccccccccccccccccccccccccccccccccccccccccccccccccccccacccccccccccccccccccccccccacccccccccccccccacccccccccccccccccccccccccccccccccccccccccccccccccaccccccccccccacccccccccccccccccccccccccccccccccccccccccccccccccgccccccacccccccccccccccccccccccccccccccccccccccccccccccccccccccccccccccccccccccccccccccccccgcccccccccccccccccccccccccccccacccccccccccccccccccccccccccccccccccccccccccccccccccccccccccccccccccccccccccccccccccccccccccccacccacccccccccccccccccccccccccccccccccccccccccccccccccccccccccccccccccccccccccccgccccccccccccccccccccccccccccccccgcccccccccccccccccccccccccccccccccccccccgccccccccccccccccccacccccccccccccccccccaccccccccccccccccccccccccccccccccccccccccccccccccccccccccccccccccccccaccccccccccccccccccccccccccccccccccccccccccccccccccccccccccaccccccccccccccccccccaccccccccccccccccccccccccccccccccccccccccccccccccccccccccccccccccccccccccccccccccaccccccccccccccccccccccccccctctgtattggtaatgtgagaggttagcatgttttgttgtactctgttattggtaattggTGAGAGGTTcacaaatgtttttgttgtagGCTCTGTTATTGGAATGGGGAGGTTTTAGCATTTTTTTGTTGtagtcctctgttattggtaatggtgcgGAGTTAGTCATGGTTGTTTgtttgtagtctctgttatttgTAATGGGTGAGAGGTTGCactgttttgttgtagcctctgttattggtatgaGGTGGAGGTTAGCCTGTTTTGTTGTAAGCCTCTGTTGTATGGTAATGGTGGAGTTATCCGTGTTTTGtgtgtagcctctgttattggtatggATGAGAGTGTTACCACTGTTTTGTTTTGTAGCTCTGTTCTTGGTAATGGTGGgtagtttttttatttgtattggtTGGGAGActggttagcatgttttgttggagTCCTGTTATTTAATGGTGAGGTTAGTAGTTTtggttgtagtctctgttattggtaatggtggaggttagcatttttgtttTGGCATCTGCTTTAATTGGTATGGTGAGAAGGTTAGCAtgtttttgttgtagcctctgttactgGTAATTGGTGAGAAGTTTAGCATGTTTTTTTAGCTAGCCTCTGTTATtgggtaatggtgagaggttagcatgtgttCTTTGtatctctgttattggtaatgggtGAGAGGtttacatgttttgtgtgtaGCCCTCTGTTTtatttggtaatggtgagaggttagtatgttttgttgtatcctctgttattgtaatggtgagagttagccatgtttttgttgtagcctctgtttatTGGGTAATGggggtgagaggttagcatgttttgttgtaagcCTCTGTTATTGGAATGGTGTAGatggttagcatgttttgttgtagtcctctgttattggtaattgtgagaggttagcagtgtttgttgtagtctctgttattgtaatttgagatgttagcatgttttgttgtagtctctgtatTTGTGTAATGGGTGAGAGGTTGGCATTTTTTGTTGTAaggcctctgttattggtaatggtgagagggtagcatgtttttgttgtagtctctgttattgtaatggtgaaggttaatatgttttgttgtagtcctctgttattggtaatggtgagaggtattatgtttttgtgtgtagcctctgttattgtgTAATGGTgaggaggttagcatgtttttgttgtagtctctgttatgtaatggtgagaggtttagtatgttttgttgtagtctctgttattggtaatgggtagaggttagtatgttttgttgtagcctctgttattggtaatggtgagaggttacatgttttgttttgctctgttattggtaatggtgagaggttaggcatgttttgttgtggcctgtctgttattggtaatggtgtgaggttagcatgttttgtgtagcctctgttattggtaatggtgagggttgtatgttttgttgtatcctctgttattggtaatggtgagaggttacatgttttgttgtagcctctgttattggtaatggtgagaggttagcatgtttttgttgtagcctctgttattggtaatggtgaggaggttagcatgttttgttgtagtctctcgTTATTTGGTattgtgagaggttagcatgttttgttgtagcctctgttattggtaatggtgagaggtagcatgttttgttgtgtctctgttattggtaattgtgagagttagcatgttttgttgtagttctGTTATGGGGTAATTGTGagagttagcatgttttgttgtatcctctgttattggtaatggtgagaggttggcatgttttgttgtagcctctgttattggtaatggtgaggaggttagcatgttttgttgtagtccttctgttattggtaatggtagaGGTTAATTATggtttgttgtagtctctgttattggtaatggtgagaggttagtaatgtttttgttgtagcctctgtttttggtaatggtgagaggttagcatgttttgttgtagtctctgttattggtaatggtgagaggttagtatgttttgtgttgtagtctctgttagtggtaatggtgagaggttagtaatg
It includes:
- the LOC120022283 gene encoding basic proline-rich protein-like, which translates into the protein MVFCVASVIGYPPPPPPPPPPPPPPPAPPPPPPPPPPPPPPPPPPPPPPPPPPPPPPPPPPPPPPPPPPPPPPPPPPPPPPPPPPPPPPPPPPPPPPPPPPPPPPPPPPPPPPPPPPPTPSPPPPPPPPPPPPPPPPPPPPPPPPPPPPPPPPPPPPPPPPPHPPPPPPPPPPPPPPPPPPPPPPPPPPPPPPPPPPPPPPPPPPPAPPPPPPPPPAPPPPPPPPPPPPPPPPPPPPPPPPPPPPPPPPPPPPPPPPPPPRPPPPPPPPPPPPPPPPPPPPPPPPPPPPPPPPPPPPPPPPPPPPPPPPPPPPPPPPPPPPPPPPPPPPPPPPPPPPPPPPPPPPPPPPPPPPPPPPHPPPPPPPPPPPPPPPPPPPPPHPPPPPPPPPPPPPPPPPPPPRPPPPPPPPPPPPPPPPPPPPPPPPPPPPPPPPPPPPPPPPPPPPPPPPPPPPPPPPPPPPPPPPPPPPPPPTHPPPPPPPPPPPPPPPPPPPPPPPPPPPPPPPPPPPPPPPPPPPP